One window from the genome of Candidatus Dormiibacterota bacterium encodes:
- a CDS encoding CdaR family protein encodes MRPLRDLPMLRNRQLPPWLGRNLRVKMLAMLLALASWVVVVYAANPPDSRQILVHVQQDSQQLPGHYVLARPIDDITVRISGTREHVDAFQASSIHATPNFDAIRRTGTQQLPLTVINTDPNVDISEVPGSVTADVDLTGTTTVPVLVRPTSRTQVGYVIVSATAEPARVSLVGPQRELGVAQAVVDVNLGTRTNTLVQDGLPVIVIDPHAGNRPLTDVSVREGTVRVKVVITPVDGQAVSTVLPAFSGAVAPGHMVSAVTVDPQTVLLSGPENLLNGAHLTTAPIALNGLTSDRIFSVTLQVPDGLKTDVTTVNVHVFITALPEAVITPTPATPAASASPRSTSPGTPAPACTQAPLGTPCPGPRPT; translated from the coding sequence ATGAGGCCGCTCCGCGACCTCCCGATGCTGCGCAACCGTCAGCTGCCGCCCTGGCTGGGGCGCAACCTGCGGGTGAAGATGCTCGCGATGCTGCTGGCGCTGGCCTCGTGGGTCGTGGTGGTGTACGCCGCCAACCCGCCGGACTCGCGCCAGATCCTCGTCCACGTCCAGCAGGACTCGCAGCAGCTGCCCGGCCACTACGTCCTCGCCCGTCCCATCGACGACATCACCGTGCGCATCAGCGGCACCCGGGAGCACGTCGACGCGTTCCAGGCCTCGAGCATCCACGCCACCCCGAACTTCGACGCCATCCGCAGGACCGGCACCCAGCAGCTCCCCCTGACCGTGATCAACACCGATCCCAACGTCGACATCAGCGAGGTGCCCGGCAGCGTCACCGCCGACGTCGACCTGACCGGCACGACGACGGTTCCCGTGCTGGTCCGTCCCACCAGCCGCACCCAGGTGGGGTACGTCATCGTCTCGGCGACGGCGGAGCCGGCCCGGGTCTCGCTGGTCGGGCCCCAGCGCGAGCTCGGCGTCGCTCAGGCGGTGGTCGACGTCAACCTCGGCACCCGCACCAACACCCTGGTGCAGGACGGCCTGCCGGTCATCGTCATCGACCCGCACGCCGGCAACCGGCCGCTCACCGACGTGAGCGTCAGGGAGGGGACGGTGCGGGTGAAGGTGGTGATCACGCCGGTCGACGGACAGGCGGTGTCCACCGTGCTCCCGGCCTTCAGCGGTGCGGTGGCCCCGGGTCACATGGTGAGCGCGGTCACCGTCGACCCCCAGACGGTGCTCCTCTCCGGCCCCGAGAACCTGCTCAACGGGGCCCATCTCACCACCGCGCCGATCGCGCTGAACGGTCTGACCTCCGACCGGATCTTCTCGGTGACCCTCCAGGTGCCCGACGGGCTCAAGACCGACGTGACCACCGTCAACGTGCACGTCTTCATCACCGCCCTCCCGGAGGCGGTGATCACGCCCACCCCGGCGACCCCGGCAGCCTCGGCCTCACCCAGGTCGACCAGCCCGGGCACGCCGGCCCCGGCCTGCACCCAGGCGCCGCTGGGCACCCCCTGCCCGGGCCCCCGTCCGACGTAA
- the murA gene encoding UDP-N-acetylglucosamine 1-carboxyvinyltransferase — MELLRIAGGRPLEGVVPTSGSKNATLPVMAAALLTDEPVDLVNVPDIEDIETMGAMLRHLGVEVERPAPAHWRLRAGSVTGSTVAANLSRRLRGSFLLLGALVARTGEAVIARPGGDDIGMRRVEQHLEGLRAMGAVVSEEGDTFVARAKRLHGARIDLDMPTVTGTENLMMAASLAEGITVISNAAREPHVVDLARCLVGMGARISGAGTELIVIEGQGGLLHGTRHSVTTDYIEAGTYMVAAAATGGDVSVERMRPSDVRWLIGKLRAAGCEVVEGSSHVRVRRQGPLLPVDVTTWPHPGFATDLQSQFVALMTQAEGTSIVSEAVFENRFRHVAELRKLGARVVVDGRSAVVTGPAPLRGGCVRVPDIRSGAALVIAGLCADGITELDAVYHLDRGYERLEQKLGALGADIRRVAVGPAGLEVRDLSGCIGD, encoded by the coding sequence ATGGAACTCCTGCGCATCGCCGGTGGACGTCCCCTCGAGGGCGTTGTTCCCACCTCGGGCAGTAAGAACGCCACGCTTCCGGTGATGGCGGCGGCCCTGCTCACCGACGAGCCCGTCGACCTGGTCAACGTCCCCGACATCGAGGACATCGAGACCATGGGCGCGATGCTCCGCCACCTCGGTGTCGAGGTCGAGCGCCCCGCTCCCGCGCACTGGCGCCTCCGCGCCGGCTCGGTGACCGGCTCCACGGTCGCCGCCAACCTCAGCCGCCGGCTCCGCGGCTCGTTCCTGCTCCTCGGCGCCCTGGTGGCGCGCACCGGCGAGGCGGTCATCGCCCGTCCCGGCGGCGACGACATCGGCATGCGCCGGGTCGAGCAGCACCTCGAGGGGCTGCGCGCCATGGGCGCGGTGGTCTCCGAGGAGGGCGACACCTTCGTCGCCCGCGCGAAGCGCCTCCACGGCGCCCGCATCGACCTCGACATGCCCACGGTGACCGGCACCGAGAACCTGATGATGGCCGCGTCGCTCGCCGAGGGCATCACCGTCATCAGCAACGCCGCCCGCGAGCCCCACGTCGTCGACCTGGCCCGGTGCCTGGTCGGCATGGGCGCCCGGATCAGCGGCGCCGGCACCGAGCTCATCGTCATCGAGGGCCAGGGCGGCCTCCTCCACGGCACCCGCCACAGCGTCACCACCGACTACATCGAGGCGGGGACCTACATGGTCGCCGCCGCCGCCACCGGCGGCGACGTCTCGGTCGAGCGGATGCGGCCCAGCGACGTCCGCTGGCTGATCGGCAAGCTCCGCGCCGCCGGCTGCGAGGTCGTCGAGGGCTCGAGCCACGTGCGCGTCCGCCGCCAGGGGCCGCTGCTCCCGGTCGACGTCACCACCTGGCCGCACCCCGGCTTCGCCACCGACCTGCAGTCGCAGTTCGTCGCGCTGATGACCCAGGCCGAGGGCACGAGCATCGTCAGCGAGGCGGTCTTCGAGAACCGCTTCCGCCACGTCGCCGAGCTGCGCAAGCTGGGCGCCCGGGTGGTCGTCGACGGCCGCAGCGCGGTGGTCACCGGGCCGGCGCCGCTCCGCGGCGGCTGCGTCCGGGTCCCCGACATCCGCAGCGGCGCCGCCCTCGTGATCGCCGGCCTCTGCGCCGATGGCATCACCGAGCTCGACGCCGTCTACCACCTCGACCGCGGCTACGAGCGCCTCGAGCAGAAGCTCGGGGCCCTGGGCGCCGACATCCGCCGGGTCGCGGTCGGCCCCGCCGGCCTCGAGGTCCGCGACCTCAGCGGCTGCATCGGGGACTAG
- a CDS encoding F0F1 ATP synthase subunit epsilon, producing the protein MAKLQVELVTAEGRLLSREADFVVAPGIEGELGVLPKHIPLLTPLRPGEVTVRNDGQDEYIFVAGGFLEVLPDKVVILADAAERAEDIDEARAEEARKRAQQLLEEKPEGVDPAAAALALERAVMRLRVAEVRRRHRRDPPPTAHVE; encoded by the coding sequence ATGGCCAAGCTGCAGGTGGAGCTGGTCACCGCCGAGGGGCGGCTGCTCAGCCGGGAGGCGGACTTCGTGGTCGCGCCCGGCATCGAGGGCGAGCTCGGCGTGCTCCCCAAGCACATCCCCCTGCTCACCCCGCTCCGCCCCGGCGAGGTGACGGTGCGCAACGACGGCCAGGACGAGTACATCTTCGTCGCCGGCGGCTTCCTCGAGGTGCTGCCCGACAAGGTGGTGATCCTCGCCGACGCCGCCGAGCGTGCCGAGGACATCGACGAGGCCCGCGCCGAGGAGGCGCGGAAGCGGGCCCAGCAGCTGCTCGAGGAGAAGCCCGAGGGCGTCGACCCCGCCGCCGCCGCGCTCGCCCTGGAGCGGGCGGTGATGCGGCTGCGGGTCGCCGAGGTGCGCCGGCGCCACCGGCGCGACCCACCGCCCACGGCGCACGTGGAGTAG
- the argF gene encoding ornithine carbamoyltransferase, translating into MYSALAGRDLLSITDLSRADIDAVLEAGARAKGGAHLGRPLEGRCVAMIFQRPSNRTRLSFEVAIHRLGGHPIPLFAQEIQMGERESVTDVSRILDRYLDGIVARLTSHRDLVRMAANAHAPVVNAMTDREHPCQVLADLLTVQEVTGGLDGVSVAYVGDGNNVCTSWIYAAALCGIDFRMVCPPGYEPPPAVLQAAAVLRGGDDGFLLSHDPGPVLDGAAIVYTDVWASMGQEAEQQRRREDFAHLQVNDALVARAAPGARVMHCLPAHRGEEITDSVLDGPRSIVFDQAENRMWVQQALLALVYAGAVP; encoded by the coding sequence ATGTACAGCGCTCTTGCCGGTCGCGACCTGCTCAGCATCACCGATCTCAGCCGCGCCGACATCGACGCGGTGCTCGAGGCGGGTGCGCGCGCCAAGGGCGGCGCGCACCTGGGGCGGCCGCTGGAGGGGCGCTGCGTGGCGATGATCTTCCAGCGCCCCAGCAACCGCACCCGGCTGAGCTTCGAGGTCGCCATCCACCGGCTCGGCGGCCATCCCATCCCGCTCTTCGCCCAGGAGATCCAGATGGGCGAGCGCGAGTCGGTCACCGACGTCAGCCGCATCCTCGACCGCTACCTGGACGGCATCGTCGCCCGGCTCACCTCGCACCGCGACCTGGTGCGCATGGCCGCCAACGCCCACGCTCCGGTGGTCAACGCGATGACCGACCGCGAGCACCCCTGCCAGGTGCTCGCCGACCTGCTCACCGTGCAGGAGGTCACCGGCGGCCTCGACGGCGTGTCGGTCGCCTACGTCGGCGACGGCAACAACGTCTGCACCTCGTGGATCTACGCCGCCGCGCTCTGCGGCATCGACTTCCGCATGGTCTGCCCCCCGGGCTACGAGCCACCGCCCGCGGTGCTGCAGGCGGCCGCGGTGCTGCGCGGCGGTGACGACGGCTTCCTCCTCTCCCACGACCCCGGGCCGGTGCTCGACGGCGCCGCCATCGTGTACACCGACGTCTGGGCGAGCATGGGCCAGGAGGCCGAGCAGCAGCGCCGCCGCGAGGACTTCGCCCACCTCCAGGTCAACGACGCCCTGGTGGCGCGCGCCGCGCCGGGGGCGCGGGTGATGCACTGCCTGCCCGCCCACCGCGGCGAGGAGATCACCGACTCGGTTCTCGACGGTCCCCGGTCGATCGTCTTCGACCAGGCCGAGAACCGGATGTGGGTGCAGCAGGCGCTGCTCGCGCTGGTGTACGCGGGTGCGGTCCCGTGA
- a CDS encoding rod shape-determining protein gives MLGKKVGIDLGTTAVRLHLKGEGVTFDEPAMVATAVGDDRVIAYGTAALGTVGRTGARLRSPLREGVVVDTVALDALLSHVITRAVGRQRIFRPDVMVAVVPGMNGSDRRTVMEIAARAGARTVYLIESPLAAAIGAGLSVSSRIGHLVADVGGGTTDIAVVALDGIVSRLSVPGGGQALTRAIADHLSLLHGVAVDLGAAEEAKREIGSATALVEERTLRLVVAGPAGPGEIVVSSTEVKEAMAAPLAGMVAAVNEVLADCPEPLVNDIRTRTGLVLTGGGARLRGLDRYLAAATGLRVEVAADPQGCVARGAGTALESLDLVRRNFLYLR, from the coding sequence ATGCTCGGGAAGAAGGTCGGGATCGACCTGGGGACCACGGCGGTGCGGCTGCACCTGAAGGGCGAGGGCGTCACCTTCGATGAGCCCGCGATGGTCGCCACCGCGGTCGGCGACGATCGGGTGATCGCCTACGGCACCGCGGCGCTGGGCACGGTGGGGCGCACCGGGGCGCGGCTGCGCAGCCCGCTGCGGGAGGGGGTCGTGGTCGACACCGTGGCCCTGGACGCGCTCCTGAGCCACGTCATCACCCGAGCCGTCGGCCGCCAGCGGATCTTCCGCCCCGACGTGATGGTGGCGGTGGTGCCGGGGATGAACGGGAGCGACCGCCGCACCGTGATGGAGATCGCCGCCCGGGCGGGCGCACGCACCGTCTACCTCATCGAGTCGCCGCTCGCCGCCGCGATCGGCGCCGGGCTGTCGGTGAGCAGCCGCATCGGGCACCTCGTCGCCGACGTCGGCGGCGGCACCACCGACATCGCCGTGGTCGCCCTCGACGGCATCGTGTCGCGGCTCTCCGTGCCCGGCGGCGGCCAGGCGCTCACCCGCGCCATCGCCGACCACCTCAGCCTGCTCCACGGCGTCGCCGTCGATCTCGGCGCCGCCGAGGAGGCGAAGCGCGAGATCGGCTCCGCGACCGCCCTCGTCGAGGAGCGCACCCTGCGCCTGGTGGTGGCGGGGCCGGCTGGCCCCGGCGAGATCGTGGTCTCCTCGACCGAGGTGAAGGAGGCGATGGCGGCGCCGCTCGCGGGGATGGTGGCGGCGGTGAACGAGGTGCTCGCCGACTGCCCCGAGCCGCTGGTCAACGACATCCGCACCCGCACCGGGCTGGTGCTCACCGGTGGCGGCGCCCGGCTGCGCGGCCTCGACCGCTACCTCGCCGCCGCCACCGGCCTCCGCGTCGAGGTCGCCGCCGACCCCCAGGGCTGCGTCGCCCGCGGTGCCGGCACCGCCCTGGAGAGCCTCGACCTGGTCCGCCGGAACTTCCTGTATCTGCGGTGA
- the cdaA gene encoding diadenylate cyclase CdaA, protein MSSLLDTLRIFLSNVGWRDVIDVLIVGVILYQLLKLVRGTQAAQLLVGLVVLLVVDLIATALNLRLLKYVFASGGQAILIAAVVLFQPELRRALDQVGRLAPVRAILPHQGGAGVIRLVDEVIRAAGSLSERRTGGLIVFERGTGLENVAATGVRINGETTAEMLATLFFPNSPLHDGAVIIRDERIVAAGCVLPLADTIPGVGRMGTRHRAALGLTLQSDAVVLIISEETGLISVAHEAKVYRGLDQVKLRDMLVTLLGGEPGQSRMPIPRPFLRSSGVRATRR, encoded by the coding sequence GTGAGCAGCCTCCTCGACACCCTGCGCATCTTCCTGAGCAACGTGGGGTGGCGCGACGTCATCGACGTGCTGATCGTCGGCGTCATCCTCTACCAGCTGCTCAAGCTGGTGCGTGGCACCCAGGCGGCGCAGCTGCTGGTCGGCCTGGTGGTGCTGCTGGTCGTCGACCTCATCGCCACCGCCCTGAACCTGCGACTCCTGAAATACGTGTTCGCCAGCGGTGGCCAGGCGATCCTCATCGCCGCCGTGGTGCTCTTCCAGCCCGAGCTGCGCCGCGCCCTCGACCAGGTGGGCCGGCTCGCCCCGGTGCGCGCGATCCTGCCCCACCAGGGGGGCGCGGGGGTCATCCGGCTGGTCGACGAGGTGATCCGCGCCGCCGGCTCGCTGAGCGAGCGGCGCACCGGCGGCCTGATCGTCTTCGAGCGGGGCACCGGTCTCGAGAACGTCGCCGCCACCGGGGTGCGCATCAACGGCGAGACCACCGCGGAGATGCTGGCCACCCTCTTCTTCCCGAACTCCCCGCTCCACGACGGCGCGGTGATCATCCGCGACGAGCGGATCGTGGCCGCGGGCTGCGTCCTGCCCCTCGCCGACACCATCCCGGGGGTGGGACGCATGGGCACCCGCCACCGCGCCGCGCTCGGCCTCACCCTGCAGAGCGACGCGGTGGTGCTGATCATCAGCGAGGAGACCGGGCTGATCAGCGTCGCCCACGAGGCCAAGGTGTACCGGGGCCTCGACCAGGTCAAGCTGCGCGACATGCTCGTCACCCTGCTCGGCGGCGAGCCCGGCCAGAGCCGGATGCCGATCCCGCGTCCCTTCCTGCGCAGCTCCGGGGTGAGGGCGACGCGGCGATGA
- a CDS encoding excisionase family DNA-binding protein, with amino-acid sequence MAGGLEDAITTGEAAKLCGLSRSTLRRAVAAGQLSAWRTPGQHLRFTRQACIDFLRATGAAELAGRVEHRRSPAAADGVTAGATRAD; translated from the coding sequence ATGGCGGGAGGCCTCGAGGACGCCATCACCACCGGAGAGGCGGCGAAGCTCTGCGGGCTGTCGCGGTCGACGCTCCGCCGCGCCGTCGCCGCCGGCCAGCTCAGCGCCTGGCGCACCCCGGGCCAGCACCTGCGCTTCACCCGGCAGGCGTGCATCGACTTCCTCCGCGCAACCGGCGCGGCCGAGCTCGCCGGACGGGTGGAGCACCGCCGCAGCCCGGCGGCCGCCGACGGGGTCACCGCCGGCGCGACCCGGGCCGACTGA
- a CDS encoding glycosyltransferase family 9 protein: protein MRIAVVVAGGLVETLQAAPLLGTLRVADPGSTIVLMAPPSVTQVAGGLPGLDEVVTLAALGPGAPRPDQWLAALLALRTRRLEAVLLCSARLRERALAYASGIARRAGLDGGPGTLLLTTRVAAAAHENRAEAFLRLAGALGVEDRLHRPEYDPGPAARTRAEERLVGSGFEDGRLLIAVAPGAGFADPIPGTPAWALAWDPERFAHLANQLGARHGAGVVVLGTEADRGAADRMLDDVEAPVLDLCAALALDEAAAVIERCDLLISGESPLLHLAAAVGTPAIGLYGPTDGAARGPYGPGSRVVQGIPEPTSGRDPGPLMRRIRVDDVLAGIELPV, encoded by the coding sequence GTGAGGATCGCGGTCGTGGTCGCGGGGGGGCTGGTCGAGACCCTGCAGGCGGCGCCGCTGCTGGGGACGCTGCGGGTCGCCGACCCCGGCTCGACGATCGTCCTGATGGCGCCGCCGTCGGTGACCCAGGTGGCCGGAGGGCTGCCCGGCCTCGACGAGGTGGTCACGCTGGCGGCGCTGGGGCCGGGGGCGCCGCGCCCCGACCAGTGGCTCGCCGCGCTGCTGGCGCTCCGCACCCGCCGGCTCGAGGCGGTGCTGCTCTGCAGCGCGCGGCTGCGCGAGCGCGCCCTCGCCTACGCCTCGGGGATCGCCCGCCGCGCCGGGCTCGACGGCGGCCCCGGCACCCTGCTGCTCACCACCCGGGTGGCCGCGGCGGCGCACGAGAACCGCGCCGAGGCCTTCCTCCGGCTCGCCGGCGCCCTCGGCGTCGAGGACCGGCTCCACCGTCCCGAGTACGACCCCGGCCCCGCGGCCCGCACCCGGGCCGAGGAGCGGCTGGTCGGCAGCGGCTTCGAGGATGGCCGCCTGCTCATCGCGGTCGCCCCCGGCGCCGGCTTCGCCGACCCCATCCCCGGCACCCCCGCCTGGGCGCTCGCGTGGGACCCGGAGCGCTTCGCCCACCTCGCCAACCAGCTCGGCGCCCGCCACGGCGCCGGTGTCGTGGTGCTCGGCACCGAGGCCGACCGCGGCGCCGCCGACCGCATGCTCGACGACGTCGAGGCCCCGGTGCTCGACCTCTGCGCCGCCCTCGCCCTCGACGAGGCGGCGGCGGTGATCGAGCGCTGCGACCTGCTGATCAGCGGCGAGTCGCCCCTCCTCCACCTCGCCGCCGCGGTGGGCACCCCGGCGATCGGCCTCTACGGCCCCACCGACGGGGCCGCCCGCGGCCCCTACGGCCCCGGCAGCCGGGTGGTCCAGGGCATCCCCGAGCCCACCTCCGGCCGCGACCCCGGCCCCCTGATGCGCCGCATCCGCGTCGACGACGTGCTCGCGGGGATCGAGCTTCCCGTGTGA
- the atpD gene encoding F0F1 ATP synthase subunit beta, whose amino-acid sequence MAIGIPVDSQEQTNGHAQMGRVAQVIGPVVDVEFKGDRVPDILTALEVVREGSRLVLEVQQNLGNGMLRTIAMDTTEGLQRGVQVRDTGAPIRVPVGKETLGRMFNVIGEPIDGKDQVEPTAWWPIHRRPPSVAEQETGTQILETGIKVIDLVCTFSKGSKIGLFGGAGVGKTVIVQEMIRNIAKEHAGYSVFAGVGERTREGRDLYGEMEDSGVLEQTALVFGQMNEPPGARARVALTGLTLAEYFRDELGADTLLFIDNIFRYTLAGAEVSALLGRMPSAVGYQPTLGTEMGDLQERITSTHKGSITSVQAVYVPADDFTDPAVATTFAHLGATVSLSRSISELGIYPAVDPLDSFSRVLEPRIVGEEHYRVAQGVKRILQQYKELQDIIAILGQEELSEDQKLTVARARRIQNFLSQPFFVAEVFTGRPGQYVKLEETVRGFAEILDGKHDELPEQAFYMVGTIDEAVEKARGMAGDDERKDAADKAGKKDEKGEKTGEKKDTKA is encoded by the coding sequence ATGGCAATCGGGATCCCGGTCGATTCGCAGGAGCAGACCAACGGCCACGCCCAGATGGGGCGGGTGGCGCAGGTCATCGGCCCCGTCGTCGACGTCGAGTTCAAGGGCGACCGCGTCCCCGACATCCTCACCGCCCTCGAGGTCGTCCGCGAGGGCAGCCGGCTGGTCCTCGAGGTGCAGCAGAACCTCGGCAACGGCATGCTGCGCACCATCGCGATGGACACCACCGAGGGGCTGCAGCGCGGCGTCCAGGTGCGCGACACCGGCGCTCCCATCCGGGTCCCGGTGGGGAAGGAGACCCTGGGGCGGATGTTCAACGTCATCGGCGAGCCGATCGACGGCAAGGACCAGGTCGAGCCCACCGCGTGGTGGCCGATCCACCGCCGCCCGCCGTCGGTCGCCGAGCAGGAGACCGGCACCCAGATCCTCGAGACCGGCATCAAGGTCATCGACCTGGTCTGCACGTTCTCGAAGGGCTCGAAGATCGGCCTCTTCGGCGGCGCCGGGGTCGGCAAGACGGTCATCGTCCAGGAGATGATCCGCAACATCGCCAAGGAGCACGCGGGCTACTCGGTGTTCGCCGGCGTCGGTGAGCGCACCCGTGAGGGCCGCGACCTCTACGGCGAGATGGAGGACTCCGGGGTCCTCGAGCAGACCGCGCTGGTCTTCGGCCAGATGAACGAGCCGCCGGGGGCGCGCGCCCGGGTGGCGCTCACCGGCCTCACCCTCGCCGAGTACTTCCGCGACGAGCTGGGCGCGGACACCCTGCTCTTCATCGACAACATCTTCCGGTACACCCTGGCGGGCGCCGAGGTGTCGGCGCTGCTCGGCCGCATGCCCAGCGCGGTCGGTTACCAGCCCACCCTCGGCACCGAGATGGGCGACCTCCAGGAGCGGATCACGTCGACCCACAAGGGGTCGATCACCTCGGTGCAGGCGGTGTACGTGCCCGCGGACGACTTCACCGACCCGGCGGTGGCCACCACCTTCGCCCACCTCGGCGCCACCGTGTCGCTGAGCCGCTCCATCTCCGAGCTCGGCATCTACCCCGCGGTCGACCCCCTCGACTCCTTCAGCCGGGTGCTCGAGCCGCGGATCGTCGGCGAGGAGCACTACCGCGTCGCCCAGGGGGTGAAGCGGATCCTGCAGCAGTACAAGGAGCTGCAGGACATCATCGCCATCCTCGGTCAGGAGGAGCTCTCGGAGGACCAGAAGCTCACCGTGGCCCGGGCGCGGCGCATCCAGAACTTCCTCTCCCAGCCCTTCTTCGTCGCCGAGGTGTTCACCGGCCGGCCCGGCCAGTACGTGAAGCTCGAGGAGACCGTCCGCGGCTTCGCCGAGATCCTCGACGGCAAGCACGACGAGCTTCCCGAGCAGGCCTTCTACATGGTCGGCACCATCGACGAGGCGGTGGAGAAGGCCAGGGGCATGGCCGGCGACGACGAGCGGAAGGACGCCGCCGACAAGGCCGGGAAGAAGGACGAGAAGGGCGAGAAGACGGGCGAGAAGAAGGACACGAAGGCCTGA